Proteins from a single region of Haloterrigena alkaliphila:
- the aglF gene encoding UTP--glucose-1-phosphate uridylyltransferase AglF encodes MKAVVLAAGEGTRLRPLTEDKPKGMVEVDDKPILTHCFDQLVSLGADELIVVVGYLKEKIIDHYGDAYEGVPITYSHQREQQGLAHALLTVEEHIDDDFMLMLGDNVFQANLEDVVRRQREDRADAAFLVEEVPWDEADRYGVCDTNKFGEITDVVEKPDDPPSNLVMTGFYTFTPAIFHACHLVQPSNRGEYEISEAIDLLIQSGRTIDAIGLEGWRIDVGYPEDREEAEERLQDYATKSTS; translated from the coding sequence ATGAAAGCAGTCGTACTCGCGGCGGGCGAAGGAACGCGGCTCCGACCGCTCACCGAGGACAAACCCAAGGGAATGGTCGAGGTCGACGACAAACCGATTCTCACCCACTGTTTCGATCAACTGGTGTCGCTGGGCGCCGACGAGCTGATCGTCGTCGTCGGCTACCTCAAGGAGAAGATCATCGATCACTACGGCGACGCGTACGAGGGCGTTCCGATCACGTACAGTCACCAGCGCGAGCAGCAGGGCCTGGCTCACGCGTTGTTGACCGTCGAAGAGCACATCGACGACGACTTCATGCTGATGCTCGGCGACAACGTGTTCCAGGCGAACCTCGAGGACGTCGTGCGTCGCCAGCGGGAGGACCGCGCCGACGCCGCGTTCCTGGTCGAGGAGGTCCCGTGGGACGAGGCCGACCGGTACGGGGTCTGTGATACGAATAAATTCGGTGAGATCACGGACGTGGTGGAGAAGCCCGACGATCCGCCGTCGAATCTGGTGATGACCGGGTTCTACACGTTTACGCCCGCGATCTTTCACGCGTGTCATCTGGTGCAGCCGTCTAATAGAGGGGAGTACGAGATCAGTGAGGCGATCGACTTGCTGATTCAGAGCGGGCGGACGATCGATGCGATTGGCTTGGAGGGATGGCGGATCGACGTTGGGTATCCCGAAGATCGGGAGGAGGCAGAAGAGCGGTTACAAGATTATGCAACTAAATCAACATCGTGA
- a CDS encoding FkbM family methyltransferase: protein MTMRRLAQKAVSVYQEEGMQTVLRNIPTAILTRSHGYFNRSDIVTDGDILVPSSESISNNEIGRIHFGWHEQSERLAIQKYLPTDIPVIELGAGIGYISSYIDETLQEEEHLAVEANENLWSALELTRELNSASYKIIKKAYHPNSSSVSLSNSTDYSEQSVLERSGGIRTVSLKDLVNKYDLDKFALVADIEGAERLIIEEEIELLRKHCPWIIVEWHGTISEDVLLKSGFEKVSEIDEVYIFLNKELKYMI, encoded by the coding sequence ATGACTATGAGAAGATTGGCACAAAAGGCAGTTTCTGTCTATCAGGAAGAAGGAATGCAAACAGTTCTTAGAAATATTCCTACTGCTATCCTTACACGATCGCATGGATATTTTAATAGGAGTGATATAGTAACTGATGGTGATATTCTTGTCCCTTCTTCAGAGAGCATTTCAAATAATGAGATTGGTAGAATTCATTTCGGTTGGCATGAACAATCTGAGCGCTTAGCTATACAAAAATACCTCCCCACGGATATTCCTGTTATTGAACTGGGGGCGGGTATTGGTTATATTTCATCATATATAGACGAAACACTTCAAGAGGAAGAACATCTTGCAGTAGAAGCGAATGAAAACTTATGGAGTGCACTAGAGTTAACTCGAGAACTGAATTCTGCATCCTATAAGATAATAAAAAAAGCATATCACCCAAATAGCTCATCAGTGTCATTAAGCAATTCAACAGATTATTCTGAACAGTCTGTCCTAGAACGTTCTGGTGGTATTCGGACAGTATCTCTAAAAGATCTTGTCAACAAATATGATCTCGATAAATTCGCTCTAGTTGCTGATATTGAGGGAGCTGAGAGATTAATTATTGAAGAAGAGATTGAATTGCTCAGAAAACATTGTCCGTGGATTATAGTTGAATGGCATGGGACAATTTCTGAAGACGTTCTTCTTAAATCAGGCTTTGAAAAAGTATCGGAGATAGATGAGGTGTATATTTTCCTAAACAAGGAACTTAAATACATGATCTAG
- a CDS encoding glycosyltransferase family 4 protein → MDIAFVSNVVFPFVKGGAEKRIHEIGTRLAAEGHDVTVYGRHYWDGPQVMEYEGLTLYGVAPAKELYDDERRSITEAIDFSVRLLPHLRRNVDDHDVIVASLFPYFPVLASKLTTLRTDTPLITTWHEVWLDYWDEYLGRLAPFGKAIERLTAKTPHYPIAISSVTADRLTEIGSTRDEIEIVPNGIDVKQIETTQPAEDGFDILYAGRLIEHKNVDLLLEAFDRIAETAPNITLGIIGDGPERDSLERQAQNLNHADRVTMLGFLEEYDDVLAHMRAADIFASPSTREGFGITFAEAMAADCTVIAADHPESAASEVIDDAGFLVSPTVDDVTAVLERALSGDRPNTEPTTRAQRYDWDTVAEQAEQCYQRAIDGNW, encoded by the coding sequence ATGGATATCGCGTTCGTTTCGAACGTCGTTTTTCCGTTCGTCAAGGGGGGAGCTGAAAAACGGATTCACGAAATCGGAACTCGACTCGCAGCTGAGGGTCACGACGTCACAGTGTACGGACGTCACTACTGGGACGGACCTCAGGTAATGGAGTACGAGGGACTCACACTCTACGGCGTCGCACCCGCCAAAGAACTCTACGACGACGAACGGCGATCGATCACCGAAGCGATCGACTTTTCCGTACGCCTACTTCCTCATCTCCGGCGGAATGTCGACGATCACGACGTCATCGTTGCGTCCCTCTTCCCCTATTTCCCTGTCCTCGCATCTAAACTCACTACGCTCAGAACGGATACTCCACTGATCACGACCTGGCACGAGGTCTGGCTCGACTACTGGGACGAGTACCTCGGTCGACTCGCCCCGTTCGGCAAGGCGATCGAACGACTCACCGCGAAAACGCCACACTATCCGATAGCCATCTCGAGCGTCACCGCCGACCGTCTTACGGAGATCGGCTCAACGAGAGACGAGATCGAAATCGTCCCGAACGGAATCGACGTCAAGCAGATCGAAACGACCCAACCTGCCGAAGACGGATTCGATATCCTCTATGCAGGTCGGCTCATCGAACACAAGAACGTCGATCTCCTCCTCGAGGCGTTCGACCGAATCGCCGAAACCGCCCCGAACATTACGCTGGGTATCATTGGCGATGGCCCAGAACGTGACTCCCTCGAGCGCCAGGCCCAAAACCTGAACCACGCCGACCGGGTAACGATGCTCGGCTTCCTCGAAGAGTACGACGACGTCCTCGCACACATGCGTGCAGCGGACATCTTCGCCTCACCGTCCACTCGAGAAGGCTTCGGGATCACATTCGCCGAGGCGATGGCCGCGGATTGCACCGTCATCGCAGCGGACCATCCCGAATCCGCTGCCTCCGAAGTAATCGATGACGCAGGGTTCCTCGTGTCACCGACGGTCGACGACGTAACCGCTGTTCTCGAACGCGCACTCTCCGGTGACCGACCGAATACGGAGCCGACGACTCGAGCCCAGCGATACGACTGGGATACCGTCGCTGAACAGGCAGAGCAGTGCTATCAGCGGGCGATCGATGGAAACTGGTAG
- a CDS encoding sulfatase, protein MAEDWDNIILLSADALRADHLSCHGYHRETSPVLDELADESLHFTNAYSASSHTREAVPALLTGEYPDTAVGPDYRLATDTIASTLSEHGFATGGFHSNPFISRAYGFDRGFDEFNDDLHFGKHKLIALAQRALDKLRNRHYARAEEINERSLSWIDSLDDDQPFFLWNHYMDTHGPYEPPGEYEQLYHVEELSGRDAQSLYRRAIKDPDSITEKEQKLLIALYDAEIRYNDERIGEFLESLRERELLERSLLIFTADHGDAFGEHGYYEHPRYLHDEIIHVPLMVRPPGGADDEVSIPASTLDIAATVEQSVATSSDHDGTSLLGSFEEDRTVFMQARGEDDESHVRRYALRTREGACFCERDQETEALSFTDCTSRSLRNELEAHVEARMGRENGDDVADTGDVDEEIDRRLEALGYKE, encoded by the coding sequence ATGGCTGAGGATTGGGACAATATCATTCTGCTCTCGGCGGATGCATTACGGGCAGATCACCTCTCGTGTCACGGCTATCATCGGGAAACGTCACCCGTTCTCGACGAGCTGGCTGACGAGAGTCTTCACTTCACCAACGCCTATAGCGCGAGTTCGCACACGAGAGAAGCAGTTCCCGCGCTGTTGACTGGAGAGTATCCGGACACCGCAGTTGGGCCTGACTATCGGCTTGCAACTGATACAATTGCATCAACGCTCTCCGAACACGGATTCGCTACTGGCGGATTCCATTCGAATCCGTTCATCTCCCGCGCGTACGGCTTCGACCGCGGATTCGACGAGTTCAACGACGATTTGCATTTCGGGAAACACAAGCTCATCGCGCTGGCCCAGCGGGCACTCGACAAACTGCGGAATCGTCACTACGCTCGAGCCGAGGAGATCAACGAACGGTCCCTCTCCTGGATCGATTCGCTAGACGATGATCAACCGTTCTTCCTCTGGAATCACTACATGGATACGCACGGTCCGTACGAGCCGCCTGGCGAATACGAGCAGTTGTACCACGTCGAGGAATTGTCGGGCCGAGATGCACAGTCGCTGTACCGACGGGCAATCAAGGATCCTGATTCGATCACCGAGAAAGAGCAGAAACTGTTGATTGCTCTCTACGACGCCGAGATTCGGTACAACGACGAACGGATTGGAGAGTTCCTCGAGTCGCTGCGAGAACGGGAGTTACTTGAGCGATCGTTGCTCATTTTCACTGCCGATCACGGTGATGCATTCGGCGAGCACGGGTACTACGAGCATCCGCGATACCTTCACGACGAGATCATCCACGTCCCACTAATGGTTCGACCTCCTGGCGGGGCTGACGACGAGGTATCGATACCAGCCAGTACGCTGGATATCGCCGCGACAGTCGAGCAGTCCGTTGCTACTAGCAGTGATCACGACGGGACTTCCCTGCTCGGATCATTCGAAGAGGATCGAACCGTGTTCATGCAGGCCCGCGGTGAAGACGACGAGAGTCACGTCCGGCGATACGCACTTCGGACTCGGGAGGGGGCGTGTTTCTGCGAACGAGATCAAGAAACGGAAGCGCTCTCGTTTACCGATTGTACGTCCCGATCGCTTCGGAACGAGCTTGAGGCACACGTCGAAGCGCGTATGGGGAGAGAAAATGGCGACGACGTAGCCGATACCGGCGACGTCGACGAGGAGATCGATCGACGACTGGAAGCGCTGGGATACAAGGAGTGA
- a CDS encoding winged-helix domain-containing protein, which translates to MSQGRDDAGRFEETVTEQDILKVFDYEDDPVLTTTEVADGLRRFGKSITSEGVRRRLEGMTEEGLVSRKKFGARAVGWWAEVAPELDAETVDRVETRKESDEWTEL; encoded by the coding sequence ATGAGTCAGGGACGCGACGATGCGGGCCGGTTCGAGGAGACCGTCACCGAACAGGACATCCTCAAGGTCTTCGACTACGAGGACGATCCAGTTCTCACGACGACGGAAGTCGCCGACGGTCTTCGACGGTTCGGCAAATCCATCACCTCGGAAGGCGTCCGCCGCCGACTCGAGGGGATGACCGAGGAGGGCCTGGTGAGCCGGAAGAAGTTCGGCGCGAGAGCGGTCGGCTGGTGGGCGGAGGTCGCACCGGAACTCGACGCCGAAACCGTCGACCGCGTCGAGACTCGAAAGGAGTCCGACGAGTGGACGGAACTGTAA
- a CDS encoding polysaccharide biosynthesis C-terminal domain-containing protein has translation MQIDALRGFLSILSAKIGTLILTLAITPLLVRSLGSAQYGDYSFILSLLGLAMIIINAGINDGIRKFVAEDRSGPTWESNVFGYYTRQGALLASIGAIFFLVLSASGIVGNIIGHRFEYYLYLVAILIFGRQFSSIIRSSLMGKGLEHISEPLLVVEKMMFAFIGLSLAIIGYGVTGVLIGHILASTFATIIGLYYISDRYNLHSIFRNPPEGFPKLELLTFNLYSIVLIFLMNSLYNVDIILLQPLAGSTATGYYKASLLIAEFLWFVPIAAQTALLHSTSEMWTKRDLSEITDIAARVTRFTILFTLLLAIGIAALADHFVPLYFGKEFTESIIPLLLLLPGALGFAIARPIFAIGQGKGELRPLIIATGLAALINLLLNIILIPRYSMIGAAVATSIGYGSMLIFHGIVARKIGYDPFADLRFVRLATTSVSSALLIFGISFLIKSAILSLIVVPPVGLIIYLVIAVRTRTIDHEEVLPLVSRIPEPFSKWILSFLHHISHTTGEGK, from the coding sequence ATGCAAATAGATGCGCTTCGAGGATTTTTATCTATCCTATCTGCGAAGATCGGCACACTAATTTTGACATTAGCGATAACACCATTACTTGTTCGTTCATTAGGTAGTGCCCAGTATGGTGACTATTCGTTTATACTCTCATTGCTGGGATTGGCTATGATCATTATAAACGCAGGTATAAATGATGGTATTCGAAAATTTGTTGCAGAAGATCGATCAGGTCCAACCTGGGAGAGTAATGTTTTTGGATACTATACACGGCAAGGAGCACTATTAGCCAGTATTGGTGCTATTTTCTTTCTTGTGTTATCTGCCTCTGGAATTGTGGGAAACATAATTGGGCATAGATTTGAGTATTATCTCTACTTAGTCGCGATACTGATCTTTGGTAGGCAATTCTCCTCTATTATACGGAGTTCTCTCATGGGGAAAGGTTTAGAGCACATTTCTGAGCCACTCTTAGTGGTTGAAAAGATGATGTTCGCCTTTATAGGATTATCCCTCGCAATTATTGGGTACGGCGTAACAGGGGTCCTTATCGGACATATTCTAGCTAGTACCTTCGCTACAATTATTGGTCTATACTATATATCTGATAGATATAATTTACATTCAATTTTTCGCAACCCTCCGGAAGGGTTTCCTAAATTAGAATTATTGACCTTCAATTTATATAGTATAGTACTAATATTCCTTATGAATTCTCTCTATAATGTCGACATTATCTTGTTACAACCACTAGCCGGAAGCACAGCCACTGGTTATTACAAAGCATCTCTACTCATTGCGGAGTTTCTGTGGTTTGTGCCAATTGCAGCACAAACAGCTCTCCTTCATTCAACTTCGGAAATGTGGACCAAACGTGATCTTTCCGAGATCACAGATATCGCTGCACGCGTAACAAGATTCACAATTCTTTTTACACTATTGCTAGCCATTGGAATTGCTGCGTTAGCTGATCATTTTGTACCGCTTTATTTTGGGAAAGAGTTCACTGAATCAATAATCCCACTCTTATTGCTTCTCCCGGGCGCCCTAGGCTTTGCGATTGCTCGGCCAATTTTTGCAATTGGACAGGGGAAAGGTGAGCTCCGTCCCCTCATCATAGCGACAGGTCTTGCAGCACTAATCAATCTATTGCTAAATATTATCCTGATACCACGTTATAGTATGATCGGCGCCGCAGTTGCTACAAGTATTGGTTATGGTTCAATGCTCATATTCCATGGAATTGTTGCTCGAAAAATCGGCTATGATCCATTTGCCGATCTTCGCTTTGTACGCCTTGCTACCACATCAGTTTCATCCGCTCTACTTATCTTTGGCATTTCTTTTTTGATAAAGTCAGCTATTCTTTCGTTAATAGTTGTTCCCCCAGTAGGACTAATCATATATTTGGTGATCGCTGTTCGAACGCGTACGATTGACCATGAAGAGGTTCTGCCACTAGTTTCACGTATTCCGGAACCGTTCTCGAAGTGGATTCTTAGCTTCCTTCACCACATCAGCCATACTACTGGAGAGGGTAAGTAA
- a CDS encoding alkaline phosphatase family protein: MGAREPVILIGLDGLGEGEIHDWVSPDHLSNLYKLRSGGNIINLKSTHPPWTPCAWPSFLSGRNPGKHGVFDFFTREAYDKRLIKRWDVDAPYLYEVTDRKDLTSITINYPVTHPASSIENGAIVPGYLAREDVSFHPEHLRDEYESEHGEYIIYPEYGADEDAVSEYVNVARHRRDMARFLDERYDWDLLAVQFQVTDSIFHDLDDHNEIRQVLEKVDEYIGDIIELARKDPTVFIASDHGMGDYEWTFYVNSWLAEHGYCETTTGDTQYFWQQKETLKGTDDETDESSPLETAIGTAANALSKVGLSPHHVHQGLSAVGLAKAVERILPEDALVVAQNQVVDHANSEAFQLYFNSLGVHLNVEGRDTNGQIPESEYEETRDELIAELEQVRDPDGELVFDEVLPREEVYEGKHLEDAPDIVFIPRDYQYDVSGSILDTFRRYPHKNHKPDGILLSNRELTCDDRAKIYDIAPTVAAALGIPVDTNTDGEVLLDGIDDIERADWDELAEGYGTAGSDTDMSDVEGRLADLGYME; encoded by the coding sequence ATGGGTGCCAGAGAGCCAGTTATTTTGATTGGTCTTGATGGATTAGGTGAAGGAGAAATTCATGACTGGGTATCTCCAGATCATTTATCGAACCTATATAAGCTACGTTCTGGAGGAAACATAATTAACCTGAAAAGCACACATCCTCCATGGACACCCTGTGCATGGCCTTCTTTTCTCAGTGGCCGTAACCCAGGTAAACATGGTGTTTTTGACTTTTTTACTCGTGAGGCTTACGATAAGCGTCTGATCAAACGATGGGATGTTGATGCTCCGTATCTATACGAAGTAACTGATAGAAAGGACCTCACCTCGATCACCATAAATTATCCAGTCACACATCCTGCTTCCAGTATCGAGAATGGTGCTATCGTCCCAGGATATCTTGCTCGCGAAGACGTGTCGTTTCACCCAGAACACCTTCGAGATGAGTACGAATCCGAACACGGCGAATATATCATATACCCAGAATACGGAGCCGACGAAGACGCCGTCAGCGAATACGTTAATGTTGCTCGTCATCGGCGAGACATGGCGCGATTTCTTGACGAACGATACGACTGGGACTTATTAGCTGTCCAGTTTCAGGTTACGGACTCTATTTTCCATGATCTCGATGATCACAACGAGATCCGCCAAGTCCTCGAGAAAGTCGATGAATACATCGGAGACATAATCGAACTCGCCAGAAAGGATCCGACCGTCTTCATCGCGTCGGATCACGGCATGGGTGACTACGAGTGGACATTTTACGTCAACTCTTGGCTTGCCGAGCACGGTTACTGTGAAACGACGACAGGTGATACCCAGTACTTCTGGCAACAGAAGGAGACACTAAAGGGAACAGATGACGAAACCGATGAATCGAGCCCCCTAGAGACTGCCATTGGTACGGCGGCGAATGCCCTCTCGAAAGTCGGACTCTCTCCCCATCACGTTCATCAGGGACTTTCCGCAGTTGGACTGGCAAAGGCCGTCGAACGAATACTTCCTGAAGACGCGCTCGTCGTTGCACAGAACCAAGTCGTCGATCACGCCAACTCAGAGGCGTTCCAGTTGTATTTCAATAGCCTCGGAGTACATTTGAACGTTGAAGGTCGAGATACGAACGGACAGATCCCGGAATCAGAGTACGAAGAGACACGCGACGAACTCATCGCTGAACTCGAGCAGGTCCGCGACCCTGATGGCGAACTAGTCTTCGACGAGGTTCTCCCTCGGGAGGAAGTGTACGAGGGGAAGCATCTTGAGGATGCGCCGGATATCGTCTTCATCCCGCGAGACTATCAGTACGATGTCAGCGGCTCGATTCTAGATACGTTCCGACGATATCCGCACAAGAACCACAAACCGGACGGAATACTCCTCTCGAACCGAGAGCTCACGTGTGACGACCGGGCCAAAATCTACGATATCGCACCAACCGTCGCGGCAGCGCTCGGGATCCCTGTCGATACAAACACTGATGGGGAAGTCCTCCTCGACGGAATCGACGATATCGAACGTGCGGATTGGGACGAGCTGGCAGAAGGATACGGGACCGCGGGATCCGACACGGATATGTCAGATGTCGAGGGCCGACTCGCAGATCTCGGATATATGGAGTGA
- a CDS encoding glycosyltransferase family 4 protein, which translates to MIQDDWWPRTGGGPVHVKELSVALARQFDHTIDIYTRALEKDGRNHTGTETFVDGAVRVHRLKPSTEYWNSIGRVSSLGTPVPHLLTEDFDIVHGHTFLPAVPTRTGGALTDASTVFTVHGTALTSGVGRDESMLAHVKRRLERLFVLNFDYDHVISVNTEHLDLLSEHHTNLSCVPNGVNLDRFDVDVERRDEILFLGRLAPKKRVSDLIEAFDRIADDIPDTDLVIVGTGPKGDELKAQAERYGLADRVQFEGRVSDEAIPRYYRRAQLFVLPSVWEGHPLTLLEAWAGEVPVITSDVEGIAEFVEHEETGYLVPPESPSELADAIQYALSNEDERTEWAANAYELVEDEYSWEGVAEQTNRIYERITATN; encoded by the coding sequence ATGATACAGGACGACTGGTGGCCGCGTACCGGTGGCGGACCAGTACACGTCAAGGAGCTCTCGGTTGCACTCGCGAGACAGTTCGACCACACGATCGATATATACACGCGAGCGCTCGAAAAAGATGGACGGAACCATACTGGCACGGAAACGTTCGTCGACGGAGCCGTTCGAGTCCACCGATTGAAACCGTCGACGGAATACTGGAATTCGATCGGTCGCGTTTCGTCCCTCGGAACGCCAGTACCGCATCTGCTTACAGAGGATTTCGATATCGTCCACGGACATACGTTCTTACCGGCGGTTCCGACACGAACCGGTGGCGCACTCACGGACGCATCGACGGTCTTCACTGTGCACGGAACAGCGCTTACGTCCGGTGTCGGCCGTGACGAATCGATGCTCGCTCACGTGAAACGGCGCCTCGAGCGATTGTTCGTTCTCAACTTCGACTACGATCACGTCATCTCGGTCAATACGGAGCATCTCGATCTCCTCAGCGAGCATCACACGAATCTCTCCTGCGTTCCGAACGGCGTCAATCTCGACCGGTTCGATGTCGATGTCGAGCGTCGTGACGAAATCCTGTTCCTCGGCCGTCTCGCACCCAAGAAACGGGTGAGTGATCTGATCGAGGCGTTCGATCGAATCGCAGACGACATTCCGGATACGGACCTCGTGATTGTCGGGACGGGGCCGAAAGGTGACGAGTTGAAAGCTCAGGCCGAACGCTACGGGCTTGCCGATCGCGTCCAGTTCGAAGGACGCGTCTCGGACGAAGCGATTCCGCGATACTATCGACGAGCCCAACTGTTCGTTTTACCTTCGGTATGGGAAGGACACCCGTTGACGTTACTCGAGGCGTGGGCAGGTGAGGTTCCAGTTATCACAAGCGATGTCGAAGGAATCGCTGAATTCGTTGAACACGAAGAGACCGGGTATCTCGTTCCGCCGGAATCACCGAGTGAGCTTGCAGACGCGATTCAGTACGCACTATCGAACGAAGACGAGAGAACAGAGTGGGCCGCAAATGCATACGAACTAGTCGAAGACGAGTACTCGTGGGAGGGCGTCGCCGAACAGACGAATCGGATTTACGAACGGATCACTGCCACGAACTGA
- a CDS encoding glycosyltransferase family 4 protein has product MKIGVNARTFSTKEPGGSVQAAKNVTHELVSDSNHEVILFGHQSIQKEFATTVVDDYYISDHRAFGVLWERTVLPLFAKKYGVDVIFAPNGNGPLTKTTIPVIMWVHDVGSKKGWMDPLHKTYRNVTLPIACSVANKIVTPSEFSKNEVIEELNVGSDKIEVIYNGVDQYFISDRDITPLDLPEKYILVVSSALDFGNRKNLDAAIDSFRILKNKYNMEHSLVLVGPENGNIYNKTPSLEDEIHITGYISDSELKYTYKNAHVFLYPSLHEGFGLPPLEAMATGTPVVASNAASMPEILDDGAILVNPHDTEQFAEEIHKLLVDDGYRAKMECRGKERSKEFTWANTTDLLLEVCEDIV; this is encoded by the coding sequence GTGAAGATCGGAGTTAATGCAAGAACTTTCTCAACAAAGGAACCTGGTGGTTCTGTTCAAGCGGCAAAAAACGTGACGCATGAGCTTGTGTCTGATTCAAATCATGAAGTCATTCTATTTGGACACCAATCAATCCAAAAAGAGTTCGCTACTACTGTCGTTGATGATTATTATATATCGGATCATAGGGCGTTCGGTGTATTATGGGAACGAACTGTGCTTCCATTGTTCGCGAAAAAATACGGGGTAGATGTTATTTTCGCTCCCAATGGGAATGGTCCCCTCACTAAAACCACTATCCCAGTCATAATGTGGGTTCATGATGTTGGTTCGAAAAAAGGGTGGATGGATCCACTTCACAAGACCTATAGAAATGTCACCTTACCGATAGCCTGTTCTGTAGCTAATAAAATAGTCACTCCATCTGAATTTTCAAAAAATGAGGTTATAGAAGAGTTGAATGTGGGCTCAGATAAAATAGAAGTAATATACAATGGGGTTGATCAATACTTTATCTCTGATAGAGATATCACGCCCTTAGATCTACCTGAAAAATACATCCTAGTTGTTTCTTCTGCCTTGGATTTTGGTAACAGGAAAAATCTGGATGCAGCTATTGATTCGTTCAGGATATTGAAAAACAAATACAATATGGAACATTCTCTTGTACTAGTCGGGCCAGAAAATGGGAATATTTATAATAAAACCCCATCGTTAGAGGATGAGATCCATATTACTGGATACATATCTGATTCCGAACTAAAGTACACGTATAAGAATGCTCATGTATTTTTGTATCCCTCATTGCATGAGGGGTTTGGGCTCCCCCCCTTGGAAGCCATGGCAACCGGGACACCTGTTGTTGCATCAAATGCTGCATCTATGCCCGAGATCCTAGATGATGGTGCAATACTAGTTAATCCGCATGATACAGAACAATTTGCAGAAGAAATACACAAGCTTTTAGTAGATGACGGATATCGTGCAAAAATGGAATGTCGTGGAAAAGAGCGTTCTAAAGAGTTTACTTGGGCAAATACTACCGATCTGCTTTTAGAGGTTTGCGAAGATATAGTCTAG
- a CDS encoding glycosyltransferase family 4 protein produces the protein MTNMKILVITREFPPYVVGGLSYHLENLYSEVSKKGHNITVIAGRPRNVDPIDSIDIDPNIDVHWIDYPSMVAYHLQFPAFLYREIGNLSIDKYDIAVSHTELPFSLEIPTVYKFHDAKHEGRKYYRKTMGSLMKALETALQPTRSWAAQRSLDLADHLIFNSALTRKIWKREYTITSPSEVIHNGVDRDIFYPRDIENGEFVLFVGTIPRKGLGKVIDFAEKSPYPIYVAGDIKFNSDNLHSLGRLSQNQLAKYYSSAIATIHPAKFEAFGNVILESLACGTPVVVSEYCGAAEIVDDSCGRVTPNLLAGVEAVREIEQAPCVQKASKYSWENVANQTIGVFERTIA, from the coding sequence ATGACCAATATGAAGATACTAGTTATCACTCGTGAATTCCCTCCTTATGTGGTTGGAGGTTTATCTTACCACCTAGAAAACCTCTATTCTGAAGTATCTAAGAAGGGCCATAATATAACAGTGATAGCTGGACGGCCTAGAAATGTCGATCCTATTGATTCAATTGATATAGATCCAAATATTGATGTTCATTGGATTGATTATCCGTCAATGGTTGCCTATCACCTCCAATTTCCGGCTTTCTTATACCGGGAAATAGGGAATCTATCCATAGATAAATACGATATCGCTGTTTCCCACACAGAATTACCGTTTTCACTTGAGATACCAACTGTATATAAGTTCCATGATGCAAAGCATGAGGGGAGGAAATATTATCGAAAGACGATGGGATCCCTTATGAAAGCACTAGAAACGGCACTTCAGCCTACTCGATCATGGGCAGCTCAACGGTCTCTTGACTTAGCCGACCATCTAATATTCAATAGTGCCCTTACAAGGAAAATTTGGAAAAGGGAATATACGATCACATCACCATCTGAAGTCATACATAATGGAGTAGACAGGGATATTTTCTATCCAAGGGATATAGAGAACGGGGAGTTTGTTCTATTTGTTGGAACAATACCTCGGAAAGGGTTGGGAAAAGTAATAGACTTCGCTGAAAAATCACCGTACCCAATATATGTTGCAGGGGATATAAAATTCAACTCAGATAACCTGCATTCACTTGGTCGTCTTAGCCAGAATCAACTCGCAAAATACTATAGTTCAGCGATAGCCACAATACACCCAGCTAAGTTTGAGGCTTTTGGTAATGTGATTCTGGAATCACTTGCCTGTGGCACGCCTGTTGTAGTCAGTGAATATTGTGGCGCTGCTGAGATCGTAGATGACTCCTGTGGTAGAGTAACTCCAAATCTATTAGCAGGAGTTGAAGCAGTTCGTGAGATAGAACAAGCTCCTTGTGTCCAAAAAGCCTCAAAATATTCCTGGGAGAACGTCGCAAACCAAACGATTGGCGTCTTCGAAAGAACTATTGCCTAA